A genomic segment from Pseudomonas mendocina encodes:
- the rplQ gene encoding 50S ribosomal protein L17, with translation MRHRKSGRHLSRTSAHRKAMFQNMAVSLFEHELIKTTLPKAKELRRVAEPLITLAKEDSVANRRLAFDRTRSKAIVGKLFNDLGKRYATRNGGYLRILKCGFRAGDNAPMAYVELVDRPVGGSVEAAE, from the coding sequence ATGCGTCATCGTAAAAGTGGCCGTCACCTCAGCCGCACCAGCGCTCACCGCAAGGCCATGTTCCAGAACATGGCGGTCTCGCTGTTCGAGCACGAGCTGATCAAAACTACCCTGCCGAAAGCCAAGGAACTGCGTCGCGTTGCCGAGCCGCTGATCACCCTGGCCAAGGAAGACAGCGTTGCTAACCGTCGTCTGGCCTTCGACCGTACCCGTTCGAAAGCCATCGTTGGCAAACTGTTCAACGATCTGGGCAAGCGCTACGCCACCCGTAACGGCGGCTACCTGCGCATCCTCAAGTGCGGCTTCCGCGCTGGCGACAACGCTCCGATGGCTTACGTTGAACTGGTCGACCGTCCGGTCGGCGGTTCGGTAGAAGCTGCCGAGTAA